A region from the Curtobacterium sp. MCBA15_012 genome encodes:
- a CDS encoding carbohydrate ABC transporter permease: protein MTTTTQSRRAARPTPGGSTERRRRTGGSSRYRGAIAIFVLPFAVLFAAFYLAPILYAVWESLQKIERQGTFGAPTQVFGGLSQYVLVFQDTEFWGSTLRVLLFGVVQVPVMLGLALLFALLLDSPLLRGKRFFRLAFFAPYAVPGVIAAIMWGYLYAPDLSPFSFLTSNVDLLSASTVLWAVANVVTWVYVGYNMLIIYSSLLAIPTEIYEAAKLDGASQLRIALSIKIPMVVPAIILTAVFSVIGTLQLLTEPTVFRQFTSTITSTFTPNMLVYSTSSVPNFNLAAAFSVVLALATFVLSIGFLRLTQRKAAE, encoded by the coding sequence ATGACCACCACCACCCAGTCGCGCCGCGCGGCCCGGCCGACCCCAGGCGGGTCGACCGAGCGTCGGCGTCGAACCGGCGGGAGCTCGCGGTACCGCGGCGCGATCGCGATCTTCGTGCTCCCCTTCGCGGTGCTCTTCGCCGCGTTCTACCTGGCACCGATCCTCTACGCCGTGTGGGAGTCGCTGCAGAAGATCGAGCGCCAGGGCACGTTCGGCGCCCCGACGCAGGTGTTCGGTGGCCTGAGCCAGTACGTGCTCGTGTTCCAGGACACCGAGTTCTGGGGTTCGACCCTCCGCGTGCTGCTGTTCGGTGTCGTGCAGGTCCCGGTGATGCTCGGGCTCGCGCTGCTGTTCGCCCTGCTGCTCGACTCCCCGCTGCTGCGCGGCAAGCGGTTCTTCCGCCTGGCGTTCTTCGCGCCGTACGCGGTGCCGGGCGTCATCGCCGCGATCATGTGGGGCTACCTCTACGCCCCCGACCTGTCGCCGTTCTCGTTCCTGACCTCGAACGTCGACCTGCTCTCGGCGAGCACCGTGCTCTGGGCGGTCGCCAACGTCGTGACCTGGGTCTACGTCGGCTACAACATGCTCATCATCTACTCGTCGCTCCTGGCGATCCCGACCGAGATCTACGAGGCGGCGAAGCTCGACGGCGCGTCCCAGCTGCGCATCGCCCTGTCGATCAAGATCCCGATGGTGGTCCCGGCGATCATCCTCACCGCCGTGTTCTCGGTGATCGGGACCCTGCAGCTCCTGACCGAGCCGACCGTGTTCCGCCAGTTCACCTCGACGATCACGTCGACGTTCACCCCGAACATGCTCGTCTACTCGACCTCGTCGGTGCCGAACTTCAACCTCGCGGCGGCGTTCTCGGTCGTCCTCGCCCTCGCCACGTTCGTCCTGTCGATCGGGTTCCTCCGACTGACCCAGCGGAAGGCCGCCGAATGA
- the glgX gene encoding glycogen debranching protein GlgX, with protein MTTSSRTPLGVTLVDGGANVALFSSTAERVEFCRFDEDGTEHRTELRNRTGYTFHDVVPDVTVGTRYGFRVHGAWDPANGLRHNAAKLLLDPYATAIDGEYTWGQALFGHDMESPEQIDETDSASAMPKSVVADREFDWDGDTQLRTPYADTVVYEVHVKGFTKQHPDVPEEIRGTYAGLAHPAAIKHLTDLGVTAVELLPTHQFVQDSTLADKGLRNYWGYNSIGFFAPHDEYASSGTAGQQVAEFKEMVKALHAAGLEVIMDVVYNHTAEGNHMGPTLSFKGIDNASYYRLVEGDEANYFDTTGTGNSLNVSHPSALGLITDSLRYWVEEMHVDGFRFDLATTLTRQDGEAEKHSAFLDIIHQDPVLREVKMIAEPWDTAGYQVGGFPADWSEWNGKYRDDLRAFWRGDEGTLGDAVQRVLGSPDVYEGSRRSPLCSVDFVTAHDGFTLADLTMYAEKHNEANGEDNNDGESNNTSFNGGIEGPTDDGAVNDYRDRQRRNFLGTLLLSAGVPMILGGDEIARSQGGNNNAYCHDDEISWFDWAAADQDLLAFTTAAIAFRAAHPALRPEWYRTAPGDSASAVSVLRADANGFEDGDWADGGNRAVILVLAQGDDTVAVLLNASETTVEFTLPEKPGGGAWELGLSSDHDQAVEEGATTLLVRDASFTALV; from the coding sequence ATGACCACTTCCTCCCGCACCCCGCTCGGCGTCACGCTCGTCGACGGCGGCGCCAACGTCGCGCTCTTCTCCAGCACCGCAGAGCGGGTGGAGTTCTGCCGGTTCGACGAGGACGGCACCGAGCACCGCACCGAGCTGCGGAACCGCACCGGGTACACCTTCCACGACGTGGTCCCCGACGTGACGGTCGGCACCCGCTACGGCTTCCGCGTGCACGGCGCGTGGGACCCGGCGAACGGCCTGCGCCACAACGCCGCCAAGCTCCTGCTCGACCCCTACGCCACCGCGATCGACGGCGAGTACACGTGGGGCCAGGCGCTCTTCGGGCACGACATGGAGTCGCCCGAGCAGATCGACGAGACCGACTCGGCGAGCGCCATGCCGAAGTCCGTCGTCGCCGACCGCGAGTTCGACTGGGACGGCGACACCCAGCTCCGCACCCCGTACGCCGACACCGTCGTCTACGAGGTGCACGTGAAGGGCTTCACGAAGCAGCACCCCGACGTCCCCGAGGAGATCCGCGGCACCTACGCGGGCCTCGCGCACCCGGCGGCGATCAAGCACCTGACCGACCTCGGCGTCACCGCCGTCGAGCTGCTGCCGACGCACCAGTTCGTGCAGGACTCCACCCTCGCCGACAAGGGCCTCCGCAACTACTGGGGCTACAACTCCATCGGCTTCTTCGCCCCGCACGACGAGTACGCGTCCTCGGGCACGGCCGGCCAGCAGGTCGCCGAGTTCAAGGAGATGGTCAAGGCCCTGCACGCCGCCGGGCTCGAGGTCATCATGGACGTCGTCTACAACCACACCGCCGAGGGCAACCACATGGGCCCGACGCTGTCCTTCAAGGGCATCGACAACGCCTCGTACTACCGCCTGGTCGAGGGCGACGAGGCGAACTACTTCGACACCACCGGCACGGGCAACAGCCTCAACGTGTCGCACCCGTCGGCGCTCGGGCTCATCACCGACTCGCTCCGCTACTGGGTCGAGGAGATGCACGTCGACGGCTTCCGCTTCGACCTCGCCACGACGCTGACCCGCCAGGACGGCGAGGCCGAGAAGCACTCCGCGTTCCTCGACATCATCCACCAGGACCCGGTGCTCCGCGAGGTCAAGATGATCGCCGAGCCGTGGGACACCGCGGGCTACCAGGTGGGCGGCTTCCCGGCCGACTGGTCCGAGTGGAACGGCAAGTACCGCGACGACCTGCGCGCGTTCTGGCGCGGCGACGAGGGCACCCTGGGCGACGCCGTCCAGCGCGTCCTCGGCTCGCCGGACGTGTACGAGGGCTCGCGCCGCTCCCCGCTCTGCTCGGTCGACTTCGTCACCGCGCACGACGGCTTCACGCTCGCCGACCTGACGATGTACGCCGAGAAGCACAACGAGGCGAACGGCGAGGACAACAACGACGGCGAGAGCAACAACACGTCGTTCAACGGCGGCATCGAGGGCCCGACCGACGACGGCGCGGTGAACGACTACCGCGACCGCCAGCGCCGGAACTTCCTCGGCACGCTGCTGCTGTCGGCCGGCGTCCCGATGATCCTCGGCGGCGACGAGATCGCCCGTTCGCAGGGCGGCAACAACAACGCCTACTGCCACGACGACGAGATCTCGTGGTTCGACTGGGCGGCCGCCGACCAGGACCTGCTCGCCTTCACGACGGCCGCGATCGCCTTCCGCGCCGCGCACCCGGCGCTCCGCCCGGAGTGGTACCGCACCGCGCCCGGCGACTCGGCGTCGGCCGTCTCGGTGCTCCGCGCCGACGCGAACGGCTTCGAGGACGGCGACTGGGCCGACGGCGGCAACCGTGCGGTGATCCTCGTGCTCGCGCAGGGCGACGACACCGTGGCCGTGCTGCTGAACGCGTCCGAGACGACGGTGGAGTTCACGCTGCCGGAGAAGCCGGGCGGCGGTGCGTGGGAGCTCGGCCTGTCGAGCGACCACGACCAGGCCGTCGAGGAGGGCGCGACCACGCTGCTCGTCCGCGACGCGTCCTTCACGGCACTCGTCTGA
- a CDS encoding DUF4190 domain-containing protein: protein MTDHAHPLPTDPYAPVPRVDRTSSLAIAGFVLAFVANVVGLVVSIVALVRIHRTGEHGRGLAIAGIAVGGAWIALFAVALLAHALVVTVGH from the coding sequence GTGACCGACCACGCCCATCCCCTGCCCACCGACCCGTACGCCCCCGTGCCGCGCGTCGACCGGACGAGTTCGCTCGCGATCGCGGGCTTCGTCCTCGCGTTCGTCGCGAACGTCGTCGGGCTCGTCGTCTCGATCGTCGCCCTCGTGCGGATCCACCGGACGGGCGAGCACGGCCGCGGCCTCGCGATCGCCGGCATCGCCGTCGGGGGTGCCTGGATCGCCCTGTTCGCGGTCGCCCTGCTCGCACACGCGCTCGTCGTCACCGTCGGGCACTGA
- a CDS encoding LacI family DNA-binding transcriptional regulator has product MTDVRAARSRATIQDVADEAGLSRGTVSRVLNDEPYVSAEAREAVQAAVRRVGYVRSAAARSLVTRRSGAVALIVHEPSVQVLDDPNIGNILIGTNAVLSEADQQLVTIMVDSARDNERVVEYLRGGFVDGAIVLSARDGDPVTRAIEEIGLPACFVGHPSDAANTSYIAIDNRAAAEAITRRLVDTGRRRIGMLASGLDRDSGQDRLEGFTAALGDRFDPDLVARNPLFSYTAGVEGMRELLDRAPDVDGVFAASDAVAAGAMDVLQRAGRSVPGDVGVVGFDDSAWALRCDPPLSTVRQPARTLGEHAARQVLEQIAGTDDGPRGLILPTEVVWRASA; this is encoded by the coding sequence ATGACCGACGTCCGAGCCGCGCGCTCCCGTGCGACGATCCAGGACGTCGCGGACGAGGCCGGGCTCTCCCGCGGCACCGTCTCCCGGGTCCTCAACGACGAGCCCTACGTCTCCGCCGAGGCACGCGAGGCCGTCCAGGCAGCCGTCCGCCGGGTGGGCTACGTCCGCAGTGCCGCGGCCCGCAGCCTGGTCACCCGTCGCTCCGGTGCGGTCGCGCTCATCGTGCACGAGCCGAGCGTCCAGGTGCTCGACGACCCGAACATCGGCAACATCCTCATCGGCACGAACGCCGTCCTGTCCGAGGCCGACCAGCAGCTCGTCACGATCATGGTCGACTCGGCCCGGGACAACGAGCGCGTGGTCGAGTACCTGCGCGGCGGGTTCGTCGACGGCGCGATCGTGCTCTCCGCCCGCGACGGCGACCCCGTGACCCGGGCGATCGAGGAGATCGGGCTGCCCGCGTGCTTCGTCGGGCACCCGTCCGACGCCGCGAACACCTCGTACATCGCGATCGACAACCGCGCCGCCGCCGAGGCCATCACCCGACGCCTGGTCGACACCGGCCGACGGCGCATCGGCATGCTCGCGTCCGGCCTCGACCGCGACTCAGGGCAGGACCGCCTCGAGGGCTTCACCGCCGCCCTCGGCGACCGCTTCGACCCCGACCTGGTCGCACGCAATCCCCTGTTCAGCTACACCGCCGGGGTCGAGGGCATGCGCGAGCTGCTCGACCGCGCGCCCGACGTCGACGGCGTGTTCGCAGCATCGGACGCCGTGGCCGCCGGGGCGATGGACGTCCTGCAGCGCGCCGGTCGCTCGGTCCCCGGAGACGTCGGCGTGGTCGGCTTCGACGACAGCGCCTGGGCCCTCCGCTGCGACCCGCCGCTGTCGACCGTGCGCCAGCCGGCCCGCACCCTGGGCGAGCACGCCGCTCGCCAGGTGCTCGAGCAGATCGCCGGGACCGACGACGGACCGCGGGGCCTGATCCTGCCGACCGAGGTCGTCTGGCGCGCGAGCGCGTAG
- a CDS encoding beta-galactosidase — protein MTTTLPAPATTALGLGSTGLAFGCDYNPEQWDPEVWVEDVRLMREAGVNLVAINIFGWSHVEPHQGEYDFAALDRVIELLHGAGIGVDLGTGTASTPPWLTTAHPEVLPVVADGTTRWPGGRQAFCPSSPVYREHALALVRATAERYGDHPAVQLWHVSNELGCHNAHCFCDVSADAFRDWLRNRYGTLDALNAAWGTSFWSQRYSAWEQVLPPRATLSFTNPGQTLDFDRFSSDELLAHHRAEAAVLRELSDKPVTTNFMVAAHITALDYWSWADDMDVIANDHYLDHRLPRPHAELAFAADTTRGLAKGGPWLLMEHSTGAVNWQPHNVAKDPGQMLRDTATHIARGADGVCFFQWRQSVQGSEKFHSALLPHAGTDSQVWRDVVALGAVVERLGELRGSRVVADVAVVFSWEVQWAADTEAHPTTALRYLEQVHAFHASLTDLGLTVDVVAPGAPLDGYGVVVVPELYLVRDEHAAAIAEHVERGGHVVVTFFSGIVDETDRARTGGYPGAFRDLLGVRVEEFRPLAAGQTLALSDGTRASTWSEPVALRGAETVTSYAEGPLAGSPAVTRNTHGAGSAWYVSTVLEDDARAELLRRVTAEAGIAPDPQAEPGLEVVRRRDDRYEWVFLLNHSDREVAHTVAGHELVADRPVDGTTVVAPGGTQIIRTEHTPGARS, from the coding sequence GTGACCACCACCCTCCCGGCACCCGCCACCACGGCGCTCGGGCTCGGCTCGACCGGACTCGCGTTCGGCTGCGACTACAACCCCGAGCAGTGGGACCCCGAGGTCTGGGTCGAGGACGTCCGCCTGATGCGCGAGGCCGGCGTGAACCTCGTCGCGATCAACATCTTCGGCTGGTCGCACGTCGAGCCGCACCAGGGCGAGTACGACTTCGCCGCCCTCGACCGCGTGATCGAGCTGCTGCACGGCGCGGGCATCGGCGTCGACCTCGGCACCGGCACCGCCTCGACCCCGCCGTGGCTCACGACCGCCCACCCCGAGGTCCTGCCCGTGGTCGCCGACGGCACCACCCGCTGGCCCGGTGGCCGCCAGGCGTTCTGCCCGAGCTCCCCGGTCTACCGCGAGCACGCCCTCGCCCTGGTCCGCGCCACCGCCGAGCGCTACGGCGACCACCCCGCGGTGCAGCTCTGGCACGTGTCGAACGAGCTCGGCTGCCACAACGCACACTGCTTCTGCGACGTCTCCGCCGACGCCTTCCGCGACTGGCTCCGGAACCGCTACGGCACGCTCGACGCCCTCAACGCCGCGTGGGGCACCTCGTTCTGGAGCCAGCGCTACTCCGCCTGGGAGCAGGTCCTGCCGCCCCGCGCGACCCTCTCGTTCACGAACCCCGGGCAGACGCTCGACTTCGACCGGTTCTCGTCCGACGAACTCCTCGCCCACCACCGTGCCGAGGCCGCGGTCCTGCGCGAGCTGAGCGACAAGCCCGTGACGACGAACTTCATGGTCGCCGCGCACATCACGGCGCTCGACTACTGGTCCTGGGCCGACGACATGGACGTCATCGCGAACGACCACTACCTCGACCACCGCCTGCCCCGCCCGCACGCCGAGCTCGCGTTCGCCGCGGACACCACGCGCGGTCTCGCGAAGGGCGGCCCCTGGCTGCTCATGGAGCACTCGACCGGCGCGGTGAACTGGCAGCCGCACAACGTCGCGAAGGACCCGGGGCAGATGCTCCGCGACACCGCGACGCACATCGCCCGCGGGGCCGACGGCGTCTGCTTCTTCCAGTGGCGCCAGTCGGTGCAGGGGAGCGAGAAGTTCCACTCGGCACTGCTCCCGCACGCCGGGACCGACTCGCAGGTCTGGCGCGACGTCGTCGCGCTCGGCGCCGTCGTGGAGCGCCTCGGTGAACTCCGCGGTTCCCGCGTCGTCGCCGACGTCGCGGTCGTCTTCAGCTGGGAGGTCCAGTGGGCCGCCGACACGGAGGCGCACCCCACCACCGCGCTCCGCTACCTCGAGCAGGTCCACGCGTTCCACGCCTCGCTGACCGACCTCGGGCTCACCGTCGACGTCGTCGCGCCGGGTGCGCCGCTCGACGGCTACGGCGTCGTGGTCGTCCCCGAGCTCTACCTCGTGCGTGACGAGCACGCCGCCGCGATCGCCGAGCACGTCGAGCGCGGGGGACACGTCGTCGTGACGTTCTTCAGCGGCATCGTCGACGAGACCGACCGGGCTCGTACCGGCGGGTACCCCGGGGCGTTCCGCGACCTGCTCGGCGTCCGCGTCGAGGAGTTCCGCCCGCTCGCCGCCGGGCAGACCCTGGCGCTGTCGGACGGCACCCGGGCGAGCACCTGGTCGGAGCCCGTGGCGCTGCGCGGCGCCGAGACGGTGACGTCCTACGCCGAGGGCCCCCTCGCTGGTTCCCCCGCCGTCACCCGCAACACGCACGGAGCGGGCAGCGCCTGGTACGTGTCCACCGTGCTCGAGGACGACGCGCGGGCCGAACTGCTCCGCCGGGTCACCGCGGAGGCCGGCATCGCCCCCGACCCGCAGGCCGAGCCCGGCCTCGAGGTCGTCCGTCGCCGCGACGACCGGTACGAGTGGGTCTTCCTGCTCAACCACTCCGACCGCGAGGTCGCGCACACCGTGGCGGGCCACGAGCTCGTCGCCGACCGGCCGGTCGACGGCACCACCGTCGTCGCCCCGGGCGGCACCCAGATCATCCGTACCGAGCACACCCCCGGAGCCCGCTCATGA